In Clostridia bacterium, the genomic stretch GGCGTGGCGACCGCCTTTCATACGTTCGCGGACGGCCTGAGAGACGGCTCAAGCCTCCTTCCTCCCGATGCTTTTGACAGCGCATCCGGCGTCGAGGCGGCCGACAGGCTAAACTTCCTTTTGATCGGCACCGACGGCAGCAATTCCCGTACCGATACGATAATGCTCGCGTCGCTTGATTTTGTTGACAGAAAAATAAACCTGATCTCCATCCCGCGCGATACGCGGGTGCTTGTAAACGGCAGGTATCACAAAATAAACGCCTGCGCTGTTATCGGCGGCGACGAGCTCTTGATAAATACCGTAAGAGACATCACGGGCGCGCCCATACATTATTATGTTAAGGTAAGCTTTGCGGGCTTTAGAAATATCATCGATATTCTTGGCGGCGTTGATTATTACGTTCCCATGGATATGCACTACTCCGACCCGTATCAGAATCTTTATATCGACTTAAAGGAGGGGCAGCAGCACCTTGACGGCGACAAGGCGGAACAGCTTGTGCGTTTCAGGCGGTATCCCGAGGCCGACATACAGCGCACCCGCGTTCAGAAGGATTTCTTCAAGGAACTCTTAAAGCAGAAGCTCACCGCCGAATACTTTTTTAGGGCGCCGACTCTTTATTCCGATATATCGAAGCATCTGACGACGAACTTTACGGCAGGCGACCTTATGGGTCACTTGGATATCATAAAGCTGTTCCAAAACGCTTCAGACGATACGATAACAGCTTATGAGATGCCCGGCAGCGCGCGCATGATAAGCGGCGCTTCATACTGGATACACGACGTTGACAAGACGCTGGAGCTCTTCAAGGAGCATTTCGGCGGAAGCGGCACTTCTTCGGTGAAATCAACATACTCCGCCGCAGAGCAGAGCGCTATTTCCTCCTCGCCTAAGCCGACTCAAGAGAGCGCTATGGACGTACTCTCCGAGTCGGATTCGACCGACGAGGGACTCCCCGCAGACGACCTAGAAATGTTCATGGACGGCGAAGACGGCGACATCCCCAGCGATACGCAGTCGGACGATGCGTCCGGCGAGGACGGTGAGACCGGCGACACGCACTCCGGCGATATGCACTCCGGCGACGCTCAGTCCGGTGATACTCACTCCGGCGATACACAGTCCGGCGATACACAGTCCGGCGACACGCACTCCGGCGACACGCACTCCGGCGACACACAGTCTGGTGATACTCACTCCGGCGACACGCACTCCGGCGACACACAGTCCGGTGATACTCACTCCGGCGACACGCAGTCCGGTGATACTCACTCCGGCGACACGCAGTCGGGTGACACGCAGTCCGGTGATACTCACTCCGGCGACACACACTCCGGCGACGCGCCCCCCGCGCCCCCCGAAGAAGATAAACCCGACATAAGCACCCCTCCCGAGTGGCTGAGATAAAATATCAGGCTGCGGCGATAATTTGCCGCAGCCTTTTTTGATTGTTTTAAGTAAACTTTGCCCTTATACCTCCGCGAAAAGTTGCCGAAACAACGCGAAGGTATAAGGGGGCGCTCCCTGCTCCCTTGCGCTACCCCGTCCCCCGAAACACAAATTTATAAAATATCTTCCTT encodes the following:
- a CDS encoding LCP family protein — its product is MNNAGPSDIRRKKSRRKRRRFPAVLAIIFVAAAAFLGVATAFHTFADGLRDGSSLLPPDAFDSASGVEAADRLNFLLIGTDGSNSRTDTIMLASLDFVDRKINLISIPRDTRVLVNGRYHKINACAVIGGDELLINTVRDITGAPIHYYVKVSFAGFRNIIDILGGVDYYVPMDMHYSDPYQNLYIDLKEGQQHLDGDKAEQLVRFRRYPEADIQRTRVQKDFFKELLKQKLTAEYFFRAPTLYSDISKHLTTNFTAGDLMGHLDIIKLFQNASDDTITAYEMPGSARMISGASYWIHDVDKTLELFKEHFGGSGTSSVKSTYSAAEQSAISSSPKPTQESAMDVLSESDSTDEGLPADDLEMFMDGEDGDIPSDTQSDDASGEDGETGDTHSGDMHSGDAQSGDTHSGDTQSGDTQSGDTHSGDTHSGDTQSGDTHSGDTHSGDTQSGDTHSGDTQSGDTHSGDTQSGDTQSGDTHSGDTHSGDAPPAPPEEDKPDISTPPEWLR